The window GGCGCACTGGCGGCGGTGCTGGTTGCGGGTGGTGTGTATTGGTACATGGAGTCGAGCGCGGCGGAACAGATGGCACAGGCAGTTGAGACTGTGGAAGTGCAGCGCATGGACATCAAGTCGACCGTTGAGGCAACAGGGACGATCCGCCCCGTGGACTCTGTGGAGGTCAGCTCCAAGATCACAGCACGCATCAACTCCGTTCTCGTCAAGGAGAACGATGTCGTTACGGCGGGGCAGGTGGTAGCGACCCTCGACGGCAAGGACTACGAGGCGAAGCGCGACCAGGCGCAGTACCGCGTGACGAATACGCGTGCGAAGTACAACCGCATGAGCTACCTTGAGAGCATCGGCGCGAAGTCCAAATCCGACCTTGAGGATGCGGAGTACAACTACGATACGGCGCAGTCGACGCTTGAGGAGGCAAACTCCGACGCAAGCGAGACGATCATCACCGCGCCAATCTCGGGCGTTGTCGTGGGCGAACCGAAGACGGCAGGGACGATGGCGGTGCAGGGTTCGGACAATCCGACCGTCATTATGCGCATCGCCGATCTCTCGAAGAAGCAGATCAAGGCGAAGGTGGACGAAACGGACATCGGCAGCATCCGCC of the Selenomonas dianae genome contains:
- a CDS encoding efflux RND transporter periplasmic adaptor subunit, with translation MKRRTIIGIGALAAVLVAGGVYWYMESSAAEQMAQAVETVEVQRMDIKSTVEATGTIRPVDSVEVSSKITARINSVLVKENDVVTAGQVVATLDGKDYEAKRDQAQYRVTNTRAKYNRMSYLESIGAKSKSDLEDAEYNYDTAQSTLEEANSDASETIITAPISGVVVGEPKTAGTMAVQGSDNPTVIMRIADLSKKQIKAKVDETDIGSIRLGQTATFTVDAFTDKKFTARVSKISQTDVTNSWDTSSSSSSASSGTSVIYYYVTLDVDDPENLLLPAMTARVVINTADRNDALVVPLSTLKTDAAGSYVLVLQEDGTQETRYVETGIYSDEYVEILSGLSEGERVVSTYTAKIVPMSMHAGGPPPF